Proteins from a single region of Candidatus Poribacteria bacterium:
- a CDS encoding glycosyltransferase family 4 protein → MKILFLSPTVPFPLTDGGRIRVFNLLKQIAAKSDVTLLALETQPTDAAGVAQLQQLGIQVHLVRNAPTLPRVSFGTLVNAFLKRQPITIARYALPAYRQKFRELVATEDFDLVHYEMFHTAQFRTDTDLPGVLSQQNVDSAIWQRLCDETTNPFYKFAYWTQQLAFQRYERVLSPKFDAVTCTSDIDAAVFQRHCAADTIEIIPNGVDVTHYQPDFTSEASAHLIYIGSMDWYPNEDAVAFFADAVLPQIQEKVPDVQFSIVGGNPSARVQKLTERAGVIVTGRVPEIKPYFAEATVFVVPLRIGSGTRLKILEALAMGKAIVSTSVGAEGLDLKDGEEIFIADEPTVFADAVTRLLTDPSLRRRIGENGRARVEQDYDWRSIGGKLHALYESLIKTK, encoded by the coding sequence ATGAAAATCCTTTTCCTATCGCCTACTGTGCCGTTTCCACTCACCGATGGCGGACGTATTCGGGTTTTTAATCTCCTTAAACAGATTGCAGCGAAAAGCGATGTGACACTGCTCGCTTTGGAGACACAACCGACAGATGCGGCCGGGGTTGCCCAATTGCAGCAGTTAGGCATTCAGGTTCACCTCGTCCGCAACGCACCGACACTTCCACGCGTATCGTTCGGTACACTCGTCAACGCCTTCCTCAAACGGCAACCGATTACTATTGCCCGCTATGCCCTACCTGCCTATCGTCAGAAATTTAGGGAGTTAGTCGCGACGGAAGACTTCGATCTCGTCCATTATGAGATGTTCCATACAGCACAGTTTCGGACGGACACCGACCTGCCCGGTGTGCTTTCACAACAGAACGTCGACTCTGCGATCTGGCAGCGACTCTGCGATGAAACGACCAATCCGTTCTATAAATTCGCGTATTGGACGCAGCAGCTTGCATTCCAACGCTATGAACGCGTGCTAAGCCCAAAGTTCGACGCGGTCACGTGTACTTCTGACATTGATGCCGCCGTTTTTCAACGACACTGCGCGGCGGATACCATTGAGATCATCCCGAACGGTGTAGATGTCACGCATTACCAACCTGATTTTACGTCTGAAGCCTCTGCACACCTCATTTATATTGGGAGTATGGATTGGTATCCGAATGAAGACGCTGTCGCCTTCTTTGCCGATGCGGTATTACCACAAATACAAGAGAAGGTCCCCGATGTCCAATTTTCGATTGTCGGTGGCAACCCATCGGCACGTGTGCAAAAGTTAACCGAGAGAGCAGGCGTTATTGTCACCGGACGCGTCCCGGAGATCAAACCCTATTTCGCCGAAGCGACGGTTTTTGTCGTGCCGTTGCGCATCGGGAGCGGCACACGCCTAAAAATCCTTGAAGCGTTGGCGATGGGTAAAGCGATTGTCTCCACGTCAGTCGGTGCGGAGGGTTTAGACCTCAAAGACGGTGAAGAAATCTTTATCGCCGATGAACCGACAGTTTTTGCCGATGCTGTCACCCGACTCCTCACAGACCCCTCACTTCGTCGTAGGATTGGCGAAAATGGACGCGCCCGCGTCGAGCAGGATTATGATTGGCGCAGCATCGGTGGAAAACTCCATGCCCTCTACGAATCCCTTATCAAGACAAAATAG
- a CDS encoding sugar phosphate isomerase/epimerase, whose amino-acid sequence MKLSLSVRVAETASKRDATHTFTQLTELAAGLGYEAVCMRASQVGIHSPLEQITAARKQAVSLNLKVSMITGDFPVPLNNEQGPDGLRSITPYLDLTELLGADLIRIAMKVEEDIHWAQRASDEAAERGIRLAHQSHTQSLFETVDGSVDVLKRVGRKNFGIIYEPANLDLCAQDYGVETLKRFSPYLLNVYLQNHIRRPDGKTRLLTWIQGEVPHDPIRLQDEGGIDFPRVFEGLEAIGYDGYVTVHQAFREIMEPEDAAEQSYTYLKPFCP is encoded by the coding sequence ATGAAACTTTCACTTTCCGTACGCGTCGCGGAAACAGCATCCAAAAGAGACGCTACACATACTTTCACACAACTGACCGAACTCGCTGCCGGACTCGGCTACGAAGCGGTCTGCATGCGCGCCTCCCAAGTCGGTATCCATTCACCTTTAGAGCAGATTACCGCCGCGCGTAAACAGGCAGTATCACTGAATTTAAAAGTCTCAATGATCACCGGCGATTTTCCGGTGCCACTCAACAACGAGCAAGGCCCCGATGGACTCCGTAGTATTACCCCTTACCTCGATTTAACGGAGCTGCTTGGCGCAGACCTCATCCGCATTGCGATGAAGGTTGAGGAAGACATCCATTGGGCACAACGCGCCTCCGACGAAGCTGCAGAGCGCGGTATCCGTCTCGCACATCAATCACATACGCAGAGCCTATTTGAAACAGTAGACGGATCGGTCGATGTCCTGAAACGCGTGGGCAGAAAGAATTTTGGGATCATCTACGAACCCGCCAACCTCGACCTCTGCGCACAAGATTACGGGGTCGAGACGCTCAAGCGGTTTTCGCCGTATCTTCTCAACGTCTATCTTCAGAACCATATTCGCCGACCAGACGGAAAGACGCGACTTCTGACGTGGATTCAGGGAGAAGTTCCGCACGATCCGATCCGTCTACAAGACGAAGGTGGTATTGATTTTCCACGGGTATTTGAAGGTCTGGAAGCGATCGGTTACGACGGTTATGTAACGGTGCATCAGGCGTTTCGAGAGATTATGGAGCCAGAAGACGCAGCGGAACAGAGCTACACTTACCTAAAACCGTTTTGTCCGTAA
- a CDS encoding DUF4956 domain-containing protein, with amino-acid sequence MLNKIYGILNNIIIRLVVYYLAWLLALGGIFHLFPQILIYVSQERERVQGRERLFEGEQGDLEKIKEGVATLVEGNIKEVLLMVTFVDPARTIPVMVALAMAFWVTLPITWLYRWTRPRKKYSQSFAHTLLVIPIAISLVVFLVKDSIALAFSLAGIVAAVRFRTSLEEPMDSVYMLMAIGIGLAAGTQLILVAYLASVVFVIITLAVWKSNFGAQPEVLSGWRIDNSGKWGPAPGERGIATENLYNAQIEVYTTKVNVAKKSTVQILESSTKRWQVAGVVENTDGTSIVVFDAWLKKSVTLPSFIQDIEENGRGCINDVKLKGKELGGG; translated from the coding sequence ATGCTCAACAAGATATATGGCATACTCAACAACATAATTATACGCCTCGTTGTTTACTATCTTGCCTGGCTTTTAGCACTCGGCGGGATTTTTCACCTCTTCCCGCAAATTCTCATTTATGTCTCGCAAGAGCGTGAACGGGTCCAAGGGCGTGAACGCCTCTTTGAAGGAGAACAAGGTGATCTGGAGAAAATCAAAGAGGGGGTTGCCACGCTTGTTGAAGGCAATATCAAAGAAGTCCTGCTCATGGTTACATTTGTGGATCCAGCGCGTACCATTCCGGTTATGGTTGCTCTGGCAATGGCTTTTTGGGTTACGCTCCCGATTACGTGGTTATATCGGTGGACGCGACCGCGCAAGAAATACAGTCAATCCTTCGCACACACTTTGCTCGTTATACCTATTGCCATATCGTTAGTCGTTTTTTTGGTCAAGGATAGTATTGCCCTTGCGTTCAGTTTAGCGGGCATCGTGGCCGCTGTCCGTTTTCGTACTTCACTTGAAGAACCCATGGATTCCGTATATATGCTTATGGCTATCGGGATAGGGCTCGCGGCGGGGACGCAACTTATTTTAGTGGCTTACCTGGCATCCGTGGTGTTTGTCATCATTACTCTGGCTGTATGGAAAAGCAATTTTGGCGCGCAACCGGAAGTACTCTCTGGCTGGAGAATCGATAATTCTGGAAAATGGGGCCCAGCCCCTGGAGAAAGAGGCATTGCCACCGAAAACCTTTATAATGCTCAGATTGAAGTGTACACGACGAAGGTGAATGTAGCCAAAAAATCAACTGTGCAAATTCTTGAATCCAGTACCAAACGGTGGCAGGTAGCAGGTGTGGTCGAAAACACAGATGGGACTTCAATCGTTGTATTTGATGCTTGGCTAAAAAAATCTGTCACTTTGCCTTCCTTTATACAGGATATTGAAGAAAACGGAAGAGGGTGTATCAACGACGTAAAACTGAAGGGGAAAGAACTCGGGGGAGGATAA
- the ubiA gene encoding putative 4-hydroxybenzoate polyprenyltransferase, translating to MRKLRIILEMIKFEHTVFALPFAVMSAFIASDGFPPLRKLGWILVAMVGARSCAMAFNRLADAEIDSINPRTAMRAIPAGLITTGAVWCFTIVSAGLLVFAAWRLNPLAFALSPVALAVVMGYSYTKRFTAFSHFWLGLALSISPVGAWIAIKGSFALPPIVLCLVVLLWTAGFDIIYACQDVNFDRKHGLHSVPAKIGIRWALWLSSGLHVIAVLLLLGIPHLVALGVFYYIGVGIVVLIFIYEHAIVKPTDLSRVNLAFFTLNGMISLVLMALSIADILLL from the coding sequence ATGCGGAAACTCAGAATTATCTTAGAGATGATCAAATTTGAACATACCGTCTTCGCGCTTCCGTTTGCTGTGATGAGTGCTTTTATCGCATCGGACGGCTTTCCGCCGCTCCGAAAACTCGGCTGGATTCTCGTAGCGATGGTAGGGGCAAGGAGTTGCGCTATGGCGTTTAACCGACTCGCCGATGCTGAGATTGATAGCATAAACCCGCGCACTGCCATGCGTGCGATTCCTGCGGGTTTAATCACAACGGGCGCGGTATGGTGTTTTACCATTGTTTCTGCCGGCCTGTTGGTTTTCGCGGCATGGCGGTTGAACCCGCTCGCTTTTGCTTTATCACCCGTCGCACTTGCTGTGGTTATGGGTTATTCCTATACCAAACGTTTTACCGCATTCTCTCACTTCTGGCTCGGACTCGCGCTCTCCATCTCACCCGTCGGTGCGTGGATTGCAATCAAAGGAAGCTTCGCGTTGCCACCGATAGTCCTGTGTCTTGTTGTGCTGCTTTGGACAGCCGGATTTGACATCATCTATGCGTGTCAAGATGTCAACTTCGATAGGAAACACGGACTACACTCCGTCCCTGCGAAAATCGGGATCCGGTGGGCGTTATGGCTCTCGTCTGGTTTGCACGTCATCGCCGTGCTGCTCCTTCTCGGTATCCCGCACCTTGTTGCGTTAGGGGTTTTCTATTATATCGGTGTCGGTATCGTCGTGTTAATTTTTATCTATGAACACGCAATCGTCAAACCGACAGACCTATCCCGTGTCAACCTCGCCTTCTTCACACTGAACGGCATGATTAGCCTTGTCTTGATGGCACTCTCAATTGCCGATATTTTACTGTTATAG
- a CDS encoding LamG domain-containing protein: protein MKVFTLFLAVTFLLMSATLGITGEDPDLVAYYPFDGDSEDATGNDNHGEITGGSKWVKGKFGDAIELDATAYVEMQVSDSLHGDIFKADPFTISAWVNPNFEGTTWEHIWRSLPGASGHNTFFLNKDQGLLSWRGQVGGWTVLCQSDGGIVEKDKWMHVAVTGDGDKFKIYADGEMVAETDFQETRGENVTYRIGGTGGETFAGLMDDYAVFIRALDEDEINLIMEGVETFLPVEPRGKLATQWAALKR from the coding sequence ATGAAAGTCTTTACGTTATTTTTGGCGGTCACCTTTTTACTGATGAGTGCCACTTTAGGGATTACCGGCGAAGATCCAGATTTAGTGGCATACTACCCGTTTGATGGTGACTCAGAAGACGCAACAGGCAACGATAACCACGGCGAAATTACTGGCGGATCCAAGTGGGTTAAAGGTAAATTCGGGGACGCGATCGAACTTGACGCGACTGCTTACGTCGAGATGCAAGTCTCCGACTCACTTCACGGGGACATCTTCAAAGCAGACCCGTTCACAATTTCGGCTTGGGTTAATCCCAACTTTGAAGGCACCACATGGGAACATATCTGGCGGAGTCTTCCGGGTGCTTCTGGACACAATACCTTCTTTCTCAACAAAGACCAAGGGCTCCTCTCTTGGCGCGGACAGGTCGGTGGATGGACGGTCCTGTGTCAGAGCGACGGTGGGATCGTTGAAAAGGATAAATGGATGCATGTAGCCGTCACAGGCGATGGCGATAAATTCAAAATTTATGCTGATGGTGAGATGGTCGCCGAAACGGACTTCCAAGAGACCCGTGGTGAGAATGTAACCTACCGCATTGGCGGCACAGGTGGCGAGACTTTTGCCGGTTTAATGGACGATTACGCAGTCTTCATCCGTGCGTTAGACGAAGACGAAATCAATCTGATCATGGAAGGCGTTGAAACGTTCCTGCCCGTCGAACCGCGAGGTAAACTTGCAACACAATGGGCAGCCCTCAAACGCTAA
- a CDS encoding lactate racemase domain-containing protein — protein MALPKMTRIQQEFEAPVLADLPAAIHAELDRINASAIVKPGETVAITAGSRGVANVDIAVKATVDYLKGLGAKPFVVPAMGSHGGATAEGQRSVLEHYGITEETVGAPVKATMEVVELGKTADGLPVFFDRYAAEADHVVPLNRIKAHTDFNGSIESGLMKMMVIGLGKQQGANLYHRAFFQYSFEHVITAVGGFILDTGKLAFGLGLIENAHEDTAKAVAMPAAQLLQSERELLVEAKSLMGRLPFDELDLLIVDWTGKNISGTGMDTNVIGRMMQNFEPEPAKPAILRIFVRDLTEESDGNATGIGLADFTTTRLVEKIDRHSTYMNGITALGPQKSKIPFYYDTDREAIEIALDTIGLTEPEDARVIRIESTLRLTELDISEVLLEDAKLHSRLAVIGDTKPFTFDDAGNLLPF, from the coding sequence ATGGCACTTCCAAAAATGACACGGATTCAACAGGAGTTTGAGGCACCCGTTCTCGCTGATCTCCCGGCAGCGATTCACGCAGAATTAGATCGGATTAACGCCTCGGCTATTGTCAAACCCGGTGAAACTGTTGCGATTACCGCTGGCAGCCGCGGTGTCGCGAATGTTGATATAGCTGTTAAAGCAACGGTTGATTATCTCAAAGGACTCGGCGCGAAACCGTTTGTGGTTCCAGCGATGGGGAGCCACGGTGGTGCAACCGCTGAAGGACAACGAAGCGTCCTGGAACATTACGGTATCACCGAGGAGACCGTCGGCGCACCGGTGAAAGCGACAATGGAGGTCGTGGAACTCGGAAAAACGGCAGATGGCTTGCCGGTTTTCTTTGATCGGTATGCTGCTGAAGCGGATCACGTCGTCCCGCTGAATCGTATCAAGGCACATACAGATTTTAACGGCTCCATCGAGAGCGGCTTGATGAAAATGATGGTGATCGGACTCGGCAAACAGCAGGGGGCAAACCTCTACCACCGCGCCTTCTTCCAGTATAGCTTTGAACACGTCATCACTGCAGTCGGCGGCTTCATTCTCGACACCGGAAAACTTGCTTTCGGTTTGGGTCTGATCGAAAACGCACATGAAGATACCGCGAAGGCGGTAGCGATGCCCGCTGCACAACTTCTTCAAAGCGAACGTGAACTGCTCGTTGAGGCGAAATCGCTGATGGGACGACTCCCATTCGATGAACTTGATCTGCTGATCGTGGATTGGACAGGCAAAAATATCAGTGGCACCGGTATGGATACGAATGTCATCGGCAGGATGATGCAGAACTTTGAACCTGAACCGGCAAAACCCGCGATTCTCCGTATCTTTGTCCGGGATCTCACTGAAGAGAGCGACGGCAACGCCACTGGTATCGGACTCGCCGATTTCACAACGACCCGCCTTGTGGAGAAGATTGATCGACACTCGACCTACATGAACGGTATCACCGCGCTTGGACCGCAGAAGTCAAAAATCCCCTTCTACTACGACACCGACCGCGAAGCGATTGAAATTGCATTGGACACCATCGGTCTCACCGAACCGGAAGATGCACGGGTTATCCGGATTGAAAGCACATTGAGATTGACGGAACTCGACATCTCTGAGGTGTTGCTTGAAGATGCGAAATTGCATTCGAGGTTAGCGGTTATCGGGGACACGAAGCCGTTTACGTTTGATGATGCAGGTAACCTGTTGCCTTTTTAA
- a CDS encoding BamA/TamA family outer membrane protein, translating to MIFSKGNALLLSLVLALSVPAVSASEKDSPPPGYRIHRSIPPQGARTHVVVPGERFSASGFKRWIYGSDYRDLWTTPIEVAVLDLDSVGGGLTPLRTGGFGQSISLHFTGEDGRRYTVRSLDKDPTKRIWEVLKGTIADDFLQNMVSALLPTGALVIDPLMEATGILHSKHTLVVIPDDPRLKEYREQFAGLIGTLQEHPSEGVDNTPGFAGSRQISGTEKLWEHLEETPSNRVDAPAFLKARLMDFLIGDKDRHDGQWRWARFPDGEGHIWVPIPEDRDHALSDLDGVVMAVARRGIPVFMEFEDKYPSLLGLTITGWELDREFLVELDKAAWDSVVTAFCEDLPDPLIEAAVRRLPQPYYDIVGEALTQALKSRRDALPQFASRYYALITRQPEIKATDQNEYVVCEHTPSGDLVVRIGLIEGPDGERKAPYFQRTFAAKESREVRIYLRGGDDRAEISGTTGRITVRIDGGGGDDTFTNASEAGASKTRFYDFRGKNQFVKGKGAKVDTTSYTRPPGWIPILLARYALDWGKHTFTYPSVTVNPDLGLFLRAHHSRMYFGYRKAPFASRHSFSVGLATNGFEPFASYTGDFRRVLPNLDGSVRFKYSGIQTIRFNGFGNDTQISESSSFYKVEQSHVAFTPSLYFRKKAHEEDVPGGPAEPLRSVLTGHLGPIIKYSSTPLDANEDRFIYSPDRPVYYGTGYFGQVGASGEIKYDTRNNPAYPTRGFLIRAAGAVYPEAWDVEFPFGSIDGRVHTYLTAPIPTNPTLALRVGAKKVWGTFPFHESAFLGGPGFAATGLSDSHIRGFRKNRFAGDTSVYGNAELRLVLLPINVIVPGEFGAFIAADVGRVFFAEDPNDADKWHAGIGGGFWLSFLKRKQTLSVAIINGDDLTGVYLRAGFMF from the coding sequence ATGATATTTTCTAAAGGGAATGCCCTTTTACTCTCGTTGGTGCTTGCGCTTTCTGTGCCAGCAGTATCGGCATCTGAGAAGGACTCACCTCCTCCAGGATACCGGATTCATCGATCTATTCCGCCACAGGGTGCCAGGACCCACGTAGTCGTCCCGGGGGAAAGGTTTAGTGCCAGCGGGTTCAAACGTTGGATCTACGGCAGCGACTATCGGGATCTCTGGACCACCCCAATCGAAGTTGCAGTCCTCGACCTCGACAGCGTAGGGGGCGGGCTGACACCCCTTCGGACTGGCGGATTCGGACAGTCCATATCCCTTCATTTCACAGGTGAGGATGGCCGCCGGTATACGGTTCGTTCCTTGGACAAAGATCCCACCAAACGGATATGGGAAGTCCTCAAGGGAACGATTGCCGACGACTTCCTTCAGAACATGGTGAGTGCGCTTCTGCCGACAGGCGCACTTGTAATTGATCCGCTGATGGAAGCCACCGGCATTCTCCATTCCAAGCATACGCTTGTCGTTATTCCAGATGATCCGAGGCTCAAGGAGTACCGCGAGCAATTTGCTGGTCTTATAGGAACACTACAGGAACACCCTTCCGAAGGGGTTGATAACACTCCCGGCTTTGCAGGTTCCCGGCAGATCAGCGGTACCGAGAAGTTGTGGGAGCATTTGGAAGAAACGCCTTCTAACCGCGTTGATGCCCCCGCTTTTCTAAAGGCGAGATTGATGGATTTTCTCATCGGCGACAAAGACCGTCATGATGGTCAATGGAGATGGGCGCGGTTCCCCGATGGTGAAGGGCATATCTGGGTCCCGATACCGGAGGATCGCGACCACGCTCTTAGCGACCTTGACGGGGTCGTCATGGCAGTCGCGCGGAGAGGTATCCCCGTTTTCATGGAATTCGAGGATAAGTATCCAAGTCTGTTGGGCTTGACGATTACGGGTTGGGAACTCGATCGCGAATTCCTTGTTGAACTCGATAAGGCTGCATGGGACTCGGTGGTAACAGCGTTTTGCGAGGATCTACCCGACCCGCTTATAGAGGCAGCGGTAAGGCGGCTTCCACAGCCGTATTACGACATCGTTGGAGAGGCTCTGACGCAGGCACTCAAATCGAGACGGGACGCATTGCCGCAATTTGCCAGCAGGTACTATGCATTGATTACCCGCCAGCCTGAAATCAAGGCGACGGATCAGAACGAGTACGTCGTATGTGAGCATACGCCGAGTGGTGATTTGGTCGTCCGTATCGGTCTCATAGAAGGTCCCGATGGAGAAAGGAAGGCACCCTATTTCCAGAGGACCTTCGCTGCCAAAGAATCGCGAGAAGTTCGAATATACCTTCGGGGTGGAGATGACCGTGCGGAAATATCAGGCACAACCGGGCGCATTACCGTTCGTATAGATGGCGGCGGTGGGGACGACACGTTTACAAACGCCTCCGAGGCTGGTGCCTCAAAGACTCGGTTCTATGATTTTCGAGGAAAAAATCAGTTTGTCAAAGGCAAGGGCGCGAAAGTCGATACGACTTCCTACACACGTCCTCCGGGATGGATCCCTATTTTACTTGCCCGGTATGCCCTGGACTGGGGGAAGCACACCTTTACTTATCCGAGCGTTACAGTAAATCCGGATCTGGGTCTGTTCTTGAGGGCACACCACAGCCGGATGTATTTCGGCTATCGAAAAGCCCCTTTCGCTTCGCGGCATTCTTTCAGCGTTGGACTTGCCACGAATGGTTTCGAGCCTTTTGCCTCCTATACCGGGGACTTTCGCCGCGTACTGCCCAATCTTGACGGAAGCGTTCGCTTCAAGTATTCTGGTATCCAGACAATCCGATTCAACGGATTCGGCAACGACACTCAGATTTCAGAATCGTCATCCTTCTATAAGGTGGAACAGAGTCATGTCGCTTTCACACCCTCTCTCTATTTTCGCAAGAAAGCGCATGAGGAAGATGTGCCTGGGGGACCTGCGGAACCGCTCCGCTCGGTATTGACCGGGCATCTGGGGCCGATCATCAAGTATTCAAGCACGCCATTAGATGCCAACGAGGACAGATTCATCTACTCGCCGGATCGTCCGGTGTATTATGGCACAGGGTACTTTGGTCAGGTAGGCGCGTCGGGTGAAATCAAGTACGACACGCGAAACAATCCCGCATATCCCACTCGTGGGTTTTTGATCAGGGCTGCTGGAGCTGTCTACCCTGAAGCTTGGGATGTGGAGTTTCCCTTTGGCAGTATAGACGGTAGAGTGCACACTTACCTTACTGCTCCTATTCCGACGAACCCGACCCTGGCTCTGAGGGTAGGTGCCAAGAAAGTATGGGGGACTTTTCCTTTCCACGAAAGTGCCTTCCTCGGCGGGCCCGGCTTTGCTGCTACCGGTCTATCGGATAGTCATATACGCGGTTTCCGAAAAAATCGGTTCGCTGGAGACACCTCGGTGTATGGGAATGCCGAACTGCGACTTGTGCTGCTCCCCATCAACGTCATAGTGCCCGGAGAGTTCGGCGCGTTCATTGCGGCTGATGTCGGCAGGGTCTTTTTCGCTGAAGATCCGAACGATGCCGATAAGTGGCACGCGGGTATTGGTGGCGGATTCTGGCTCTCTTTTCTCAAACGTAAGCAGACCTTGAGCGTTGCGATCATTAATGGCGATGACTTGACGGGCGTGTATCTGCGCGCTGGCTTCATGTTTTAG
- a CDS encoding LD-carboxypeptidase: MKKIKPKILRPGSRIAAISLSWGGPGTVRYRYEIGKRQFEEEFGVTVTETAHALRDADWLAKNPEARADDLMAAFADETIDGIISTIGGEDSIRTLPYIDLDLIRKNPKVFMGFSDTTISHAACFKAGIVSFYGPSFMAGFAENCGMFPYMVDSVRRTLFSAEPIGVIEPNRKEWTVEYLPWENPENQSIRRKLNPCEGWRFHQTDGIAEGELFGGCVDVLDWLRGTDYFSAAGDLQGAVLFLETSEEGLPPSFLARFVRCLAAMDILDGLSGILLGRPGGGVDPDTFAEYDDALCKTIREEFGLNDMPIVTNMDFGHTDPMFVVPIGTKVRIDSAKQEITIDEAGVTKN, encoded by the coding sequence ATGAAGAAAATAAAACCCAAAATACTGCGTCCCGGTAGCCGTATCGCAGCGATCTCACTTTCTTGGGGAGGTCCGGGGACTGTCCGGTACCGGTACGAGATAGGGAAACGGCAATTTGAAGAAGAATTCGGCGTAACGGTTACCGAAACAGCACACGCATTGCGCGATGCGGATTGGCTTGCCAAAAATCCCGAAGCGCGTGCCGACGATTTGATGGCAGCCTTTGCCGATGAGACAATCGACGGAATTATCTCAACGATCGGTGGTGAAGATTCAATCCGCACGCTGCCCTACATCGACTTGGACCTGATTCGGAAGAATCCCAAAGTCTTTATGGGGTTTTCGGATACGACTATTTCGCACGCTGCTTGTTTTAAAGCGGGGATCGTTTCATTTTACGGGCCCTCGTTTATGGCAGGATTCGCTGAAAACTGCGGGATGTTTCCGTATATGGTAGATTCCGTTCGACGCACCCTCTTTTCCGCCGAACCGATTGGCGTTATTGAACCAAATCGAAAGGAATGGACGGTTGAATATCTGCCCTGGGAGAACCCTGAAAACCAATCTATTCGCCGGAAACTGAACCCGTGTGAGGGTTGGAGATTTCATCAGACAGATGGGATCGCTGAAGGTGAACTTTTTGGCGGCTGCGTTGATGTTTTGGACTGGCTTCGCGGCACTGACTATTTCTCCGCTGCTGGGGATCTTCAAGGTGCTGTGCTCTTCTTGGAAACCTCTGAAGAGGGGCTTCCGCCCTCATTTTTAGCACGGTTTGTGAGATGCCTCGCAGCAATGGATATTCTTGACGGACTTAGCGGTATTTTGCTTGGGCGCCCCGGTGGCGGTGTTGATCCTGATACGTTTGCTGAATACGACGATGCGCTCTGTAAAACAATCCGCGAGGAGTTTGGGTTAAACGACATGCCCATTGTCACCAATATGGACTTCGGGCACACGGATCCGATGTTCGTCGTTCCGATCGGGACAAAGGTGCGTATCGATTCTGCCAAGCAGGAGATCACCATTGACGAGGCAGGTGTCACTAAAAACTAA